The Anaeromyxobacter sp. Fw109-5 genomic interval TCATGACCCCCACGGTCACGCGCGTGCGCCGGAAGACGGCCTCGATCACCTGCGAGTGATCGAAGTTCGGGACGATGACCCCGTCCTTGACGGTGTATCCGCCCACGATCCGGCTGGCCGGGACGCGCAGGCTGAAGATGGGATCGCTCGTCGACGAGAGCTGGTGCACGAGCTTCTTCGTGGGCGTGCCGCGGTCGAAGGTCCCGGGGTCGGTCTCCTCGAGGATCACGAGACAGGAGGACTTGATGCGCGGGTCGGCGGTGTCCACCGCCGCGGTGACGAAGTTCGCGAACCCCATGTTCGTGATGAACCGGCCGCGCTTCTCGACCTGCAGCACCGGCTCCGCCCCCGGGCTCCACTCCGCGACGCTCACCTTCCCGGAGAGCATCCCGGTGTCCACGCCCACGTACGGGATGGGCTCGGTGAGCGCGAACGCCGCCCGCCACGGCGCGCGGTCCTCGCCCGGCTTCGCGGGCGCGGCCAGGCTCATGTAGTGCCTCAGCTGCTCCGGCGTGCCGCGCTCGTGGATCGGGGAGAGCCCGAGGAAGCCCGCGAGGGCGCCGGTCGCCGCGCCCGCGTCGACCCAGGCGAGCTCGAAGGCGGCGAGCGCCAGGGCGAGGTTCTTCGGCCCCGTGATGAACCCACCCTCCTCCGGCTCCATGAACGCCGCCGTGATGCCCGAGGCGTCGTAGTGAGAGAGGAGCTCGTTCTTGCGCGCGGTCCACTCGTGCGCGTTGCGCCCACCGTCGGCGACGAGCCGCGCGACCGGTCCGCGCGCCACCCCGCGCGCCGACTGCACCAGCATCTGGAGGTCGTAGCGATCCGCGAACCGCCACATCAGCTGGCGCACGTCGTCCCCCGGGAGGGTCCGGAGGGTGTCGGGGGGTGTATTCAGGGCAGGCGTCGCCATGGGAGTTCCTCGCGGGGAAGTGCGCGGCTGCGCGCACCGTGAATTCGAGCGGACCCGATGTCCAGCGGCGTGCGGCGGACAGTAGCAGAGGAACGGGGGACGGCGGCAATTCCACCGACCCAGATCGAGCGTGATTGATCAATCGATTGTCCGGGATCCAGCCAATCCGCGACAATTCGCCACGCCAGCCCGGGATCCGCGGCGACCGCGGCCGCCCCCCTCGAGGCTGATCATTCGTCACAAGTCCGGCCGCCGGGTCCGTGACGGTGGTCCGTCTCCGCCTCGTGCGCGTCGCCGAGGTTGGCTCGGGACGAGGGTCAGGACCGGCCCGGTCCCGAGTGCCGGAACCGGTGCGGCGCGATCGGCTCACGAGAAGCCCATACGGGAAGCGGCGCACGGCGGCCCCGCGGCTCGTAGGTGGCCTGGAGCCATCCGGTCGCAGCAAGAGTGGCGGACGAGGCAGGAAGCTGTCGCAAGCGAATGCAGGCTCTGCTCGGGCGTCAACGGCCGACGGCGCGGTAGCGGTCCATCACCGCATCTCCAAAGACCTGCCGGGCCGCGAGAAGATTGTGGGGACGGCAGGCGAGCCGGACGTTGTCCATCGTGGACGCCCCGCCCAGCGCGAGGGGCTCGATGTGATCGTACTCGAGACGCCGCCGGCAGTCGCAGCGCTCGCCGGACTCGAAACGCCACTCGCACTGCCCCCCGGCGCGGCGCCACACCTCCCGCTTCACCTCGGCAGGGATCGTGTCGCGGCGGGACCCTCCGCGGCCTTTCCGAGGCTTCTCGACGAGACCGCGGCGCTTCGCGTGCTGGGCCAGGATGAGGTCGAGGCCGCGCTCGAGGATCTCCGCCGCGCTGCCTCCCGGGCAGGCATGCCCGAGCGCGTCCGTGGCGGCCTCGAGCTTCTCGAGGAACCGGCGGGAGACGGTGACGTGCACGCGGGCGACCTCGGCGTCGAGCCGCTCCACGGACTCGCGCGGTGGCGGCGGAGGGGGCAGGGACCTGGAGGCAGCGACCATGACGGGAGCGGTCGGTTCATCCAGGTGAACCAGAACCGGTTCATCCGGGTGAACTGGGAGCGCCGGCGACTCGGGCGAGGGTGCCGGGAGCGCGGCGGCCATGACCGCTCGGAGCGCCTGGGCGGCCGGCCGGAACGCGGTGATGACGTCGCGGGTGGGCACCACCTCGGCCGGCCGGAGCGACATGGCTACCGCCTCCGCCTCGCGGCGCGAGAGACCGAAGAACCGGGGCAGCACCTCCGCGCGGTTCTCGGGGGTGAGCACCTTCGCGAGCTCGTTCACGGTGGTGAGGCAG includes:
- a CDS encoding HNH endonuclease, whose translation is MSTARELTNHLVRLLREEQGAMADFLLALADFDRKKLWRELGHASLFYYLHRELRLSKGAAQNRKTAAELIQAFPEVEAALRAGELCLTTVNELAKVLTPENRAEVLPRFFGLSRREAEAVAMSLRPAEVVPTRDVITAFRPAAQALRAVMAAALPAPSPESPALPVHPDEPVLVHLDEPTAPVMVAASRSLPPPPPPRESVERLDAEVARVHVTVSRRFLEKLEAATDALGHACPGGSAAEILERGLDLILAQHAKRRGLVEKPRKGRGGSRRDTIPAEVKREVWRRAGGQCEWRFESGERCDCRRRLEYDHIEPLALGGASTMDNVRLACRPHNLLAARQVFGDAVMDRYRAVGR